A single genomic interval of Camelina sativa cultivar DH55 chromosome 11, Cs, whole genome shotgun sequence harbors:
- the LOC104720838 gene encoding F-box/kelch-repeat protein At4g39240-like produces the protein MPLSAASSSYVSSIAEEPPRKKQLVSAPPSSSSLLLLPDEIILNCLARLPRCYYPVISLVCKTFRRLIASPEIYVDRSALGCTERVLYVALRSHATETPRWYTLNFKPFGNDSISHMRLVPIPSFPSVPCWGMSMVALDSEIYVLGGCIDDELVSTGFVVHCPSNTCRYLPSMKQARGCAAVGIVGGKLYVIGGCDPLSLNWVEAFDLKTQTWETVSGVRNVNVHDLTIRSFVIDDKIYIMDRKNSFVYDPKEGSLESDELLDTQWSVGSCVIDGRVYTFGSKNKIWVFDPVARVWGRLKGLDGLPDKRDGSRMSNLDGNLAIIFNLNKGSSEILCTEISLEKRGGKIWGTVLWSNTVMTLKTPSTIVRCLAVTV, from the coding sequence ATGCCTCTTTCCGCCGCGAGTTCGAGTTACGTAAGCTCAATCGCCGAAGAACCACCGCGAAAGAAACAGCTTGTTTCGGCGCCGCCCTCGTCGTCTTCTCTGCTACTACTTCCAGATGAAATCATTCTGAACTGCTTAGCCCGCTTGCCGAGATGTTACTACCCGGTGATTTCACTCGTCTGCAAGACCTTCAGGCGTCTCATCGCTTCGCCGGAGATCTACGTCGATCGGTCTGCACTTGGATGCACTGAACGCGTTCTCTATGTGGCTCTCAGATCTCACGCTACAGAGACTCCTCGATGGTACACTCTCAATTTCAAACCTTTCGGAAATGATTCGATTAGCCATATGAGATTAGTTCCGATTCCGTCGTTCCCGTCGGTTCCTTGCTGGGGGATGTCTATGGTCGCTCTTGATTCTGAGATTTACGTCCTCGGTGGATGCATCGATGACGAATTGGTCTCCACTGGGTTTGTCGTTCACTGTCCATCCAATACGTGTCGCTACCTCCCTAGCATGAAGCAGGCGCGTGGCTGCGCCGCCGTGGGTATTGTCGGCGGGAAACTCTATGTGATCGGGGGTTGTGACCCTCTGTCTTTGAATTGGGTGGAGGCTTTTGACCTCAAGACTCAAACTTGGGAGACTGTTTCTGGTGTTCGTAATGTGAACGTTCACGACTTAACCATAAGAAGCTTTGTGATTGATGATAAGATATACATCATGGATAGGAAGAATAGCTTTGTTTATGATCCTAAAGAAGGTAGTTTGGAGAGTGATGAGTTGCTTGACACACAATGGAGTGTGGGCTCTTGCGTCATTGATGGCAGGGTCTACACTTTTGGTAGCAAGAATAAAATATGGGTCTTTGATCCAGTTGCCAGGGTTTGGGGTCGCTTGAAGGGTCTCGATGGTCTTCCTGACAAGCGTGATGGTTCTAGAATGTCCAATCTTGATGGGAACCTTGCTATTATATTTAACCTTAACAAGGGTTCATCTGAAATTTTGTGCACAGAGATCAGTTTGGAAAAGAGAGGAGGAAAGATTTGGGGGACGGTCCTGTGGTCTAATACTGTAATGACGTTGAAAACTCCTTCCACCATTGTACGATGTCTAGCTGTAACTGTTTGA
- the LOC104720839 gene encoding protein RADIALIS-like 1: MASSSMSSHSSGSWTAKQNKAFEQALATYDQDTPNRWQNVAKVVGGKTTEEVKRHYELLVQDINNIENGHVPFPNYRTSGGCTNGRLNQEEKRMRNMRLQ; encoded by the exons ATGGCATCAAGCTCAATGTCTTCTCACAGCTCTGGATCGTGGACCGCTAAGCAGAACAAAGCCTTTGAGCAGGCTCTAGCTACCTACGACCAGGACACTCCTAACCGTTGGCAAAATGTAGCCAAAGTAGTGGGTGGAAAAACAACAGAAGAGGTAAAAAGACACTATGAACTCCTGGTGCAAGATATAAACAACATAGAGAACGGTCATGTCCCATTCCCAAACTACAGGACTAGTGGTGGCTGCACCAATGGCAGGCTGAATCAGGAGGAGAAAAG GATGAGAAACATGAGACTGCAGTGA